The stretch of DNA tttattaaaattttatacacCAACAACTTAATAGTTTTAAagtttatagtattatatataggTATTGAGTTTCAATACCATAAATGTATAAAATCTTTGAATAtcattagataaattaaataatatgattttcaatatgataataattaataatattaaactcaaatttttataattaataaaattaaatgtgaGAGATTAACTTTAACATCAACacagttaaaaaataatatttaaaataaaattatttaatattgtaATCTTCAGGTCTAATATTTGATaccaatatttaatattttaaaggttaaaattagaaaattatcaataatacaatattttgcttgatttaaattaattttatataaaaataaagttacTTGTGACTAATTTTTCACAAAATGTCTTAAAGGaagttatttttttgttttactttatttataacataatcaataatatttatgttttattatgttttctaaaaatgtgaaacatgttttttttccctaaaattctaaaatttttaattctattattattatttttgtgaaaatatttattaatatctttgtttaatattcatgaacaaattaatttcaagaaaatgtttatgaatgaatttatttcatttaaatgaATGAGTATAAAATACACATTTTTGAACAATCAAACTTATGTTTTAAGCATTACCAAATAATGTTCAAAAACCATAACaatgttcattttattaaaataaagtttaaaaattcaaaattcaaaattagtatgaaaaataaaaaatcgaattaaattgaattgaattatcatGGACAGTTCAAAAAATTCGAGCAAATCAAACTGAACTCGCTCCCACTAAAGtatatcaatattaatataaattaatgcCCAATGATACAACACAACATCTCTTCATTCAAAACTCAATTGATCATACTAAATTGTCTCTTGCAATTCTTAAAATTTCTTATCCTAAAacagtaaataaataataaaaagctaTATACATATAGGATTAAATAAactaataacatttaataaataaattagtacacaaaattataatatatatttataaaagcaCGAGGTTGAAAAAATATTAGAATCGataacaataatttttatattttatcatactactaaattattattaaaaataattataatattcaatttataattattaattaaaatatttttatgataattatatatttaaaaatagttataattataatttacatttattacaatttcaatcatttaaaaaagatattcttttttattttttcacttgATATTTAATTGCCACGTATTGATTATATTGGGGAGGGATCCTCTTACATAGGTGTAAAACTAAAATAGTTTTGCATCATTTCGTATATTTTTGTACGATTAATATTTTGATCCAACCGTTGGATTTCATATTCTATTCGTATAGATCATATAtgtcaaatttgatgtaaataaaaagtttccaactatttattttatataaaatatttttgaatcgttcaataagtattaatatatacattttttagatcgataattaatttgaaaatttacatgcatgataagTACAATTATACCGATAAATTTAATggttagattattaaaatattaatcgtgaAAAAATATACGAAACAGTGTAAAACTACTTTTGTTTTACATCCGTATAAGTGGATCCCTCCTTGTATATATTATTTACAGTTATTATAGTCAATTTATTGACTGTTAAgaaaatactaataaaaattgaatagtataatatattattttttattatttgtacaaattctttaataatattttttattagtattatatttaaattatcaaaataattaatattttttaacacgGTTTATAACTTATCATTTTAAATGATGATTACATGAAGGAAAGTTATATTTTACATTGAAAATAGtagaaatattttaattatgatttaaaatttttaatattattaaaagattattgatctacaaaatattaatttgtttgaatcttttattatttttaaaaatttaaataacaaagaacaaaattaattacaataaattaaaaatactttattcatttaaaaaatacttaaaaattgaAAGTGTAAAATAACATGGAAGGAATGTGATATTAGAAACTAGTCGAatatgatcataaaataatagaCATGAACAATAttgaagataaaataaaaatttaacccATGATAAAACGCTGCGTTTATGATATGGATTTGGCGCCGGAGTAGCGTGGCGTTGCACGTGGCCAACGCATCGTCCATAAATTATAAACCACTAACATTTCAGAGCGTTTCTTGTTCCAAATTAGGGTTTGGTATCACAAATTTTGCGAGAGGAAAAGCATTTCATCATCAGCGAAAAAAAGGGAATTTTAGTCTTCAGGGGAACGATCGAACGATGTCGTACCTACTACCGCACCTGCACTCAGGATGGGCCGTAGATCAGGCCATCTTGGCAGAGGAAGAGCGTCTCGTCGTCATCCGATTCGGCCACGACTGGGACGAAACTTGCATGCAGGTATTCCCTCCATCTCTCTAAATCGCTACAATAGGAAAAAGGGTCTTCAATAAATCCTATGTTCGCTATAAATTTGTTGGCTTTTTAATCAAATGTGAAAAAGGGTATGATTGAAATTCGAGGACAGCATCGtgttggaaagaaaaaaaattgattgtttttatcTCATAACTAAGCAACTAGTAATTAGTGGGTTGTTTATCTTCAAATTGCTTCAAATTTTCTTTCTAGACCTGCCCTTGACCTTGTTTTCAATCCCTTGAGCTGCTAGCAAGCGTGCTTTTGGTTCTGGAAGGCTGCTTGATCTTGGTTCTTAATGTCTGCTGTTTCTGTTGTGTTCATTAAGTTGAAAGAACTTCTAAAAGGGGGCGAAACAAGAGCCCGAGTTTTATTATACGAGCTAGATGAACTTGTGTCTAGGTACCTAGTTAACAAATTTGTTTTAAGAATTCTTTTTAGTAGATGCCAGATATATATTAGGTCGCTTTCCTGATATTCCTGCCTGATTTTGATCCCTTATGAAACTTCTCCCAATTTGTAAATTTCAATGCTACATGAACCATTTTGTGAATAAATATGTTCTTGATTGTTGCTtgtcaaatttaaaatattttggcATGAAACAATATTTGGTATTCCTGTATGAACTGCTAAAACTGCCAATGTGAGGAAATGCTTAAGCTGAGAATCTTCTCCGAGTGAGCGAAAGGAAATATCGATTGAGCTTTTAATAATGACTttctattttattagtatattagCTTTCTCCTTGTTTGGTCTATTAGCCCTCTGGTCAAGTCCTTGAATACTGAACTTGGTACCTTACATTAATCAAAGTTATGTTTGATAGCTGGCTGTGCTTATTGACATAATAGGGAAATGGTTTTTGTGTTGCTAATATTTGAGCATGTTGCCTTTGGGGTGCTTGTAAGATCATGGACTTCAATAGTTTTTCCATAACATtttgcctttctcttttcttcttttgagTGCTGCATATCTGGAAACATCATTTTCTGTCATCACTTATTCATGAATGCTTGAATATTGACTTGCTTTTGCTTCCTCTGGAATGAAAATGGTTTTATCATTATACTTTCACTTAAATTTGCAGTcgattaattagttatattattttcattttcagatGGATGAGGTGCTTGCTTCTGTCGCTGAAACAATAAAGAACTTTGCTGTGATTTATCTTGTAGACATAACAGAAGTACCTGATTTTAACACGATGTATGAGCTTTACGATCCATCGACAGTGATGTTCTTTTTCAGAAACAAGCACATTATGATTGATCTTGGCACTGGCAATAACAACAAGATTAACTGGGCACTCAAGGACAAACAGGAGTTCATAGACATCATTGAGACTGTATACCGTGGGGCAAGGAAAGGTCGTGGTCTGGTAATTGCTCCGAAAGATTACTCGACAAAATACCGCTACTGAGTATTCTTGCAACCTGTTGTTGATCAGAAAGATTTAATGGTCATATTTCGCGAATTCAATACAGACTATTTTCCTTATGAACTGTGTATGTCGTTCGCAATGCTTGCGTGTACGTGGAGGATAATCCAATTTGAGATGAaactttgaaatatatattttatgtgtttttCTTATTGCTTGTTTACACTATGGCACCTTTGCTTGGAGTGACTTCCCCTGCGGTTGTTTGACAAGGAAACATGCGTTTTTATTTAAGATATGAAAATATAAATGATGCTATAATTTCAAGATCCGTTGTAGTCTAGGTGGTTGGGATACTCGGCTCTCACCCGAGAGACCCGGGTTCAAGTCCCGGCAACGGAAATCCCTTTTATGTTTTGACCTTTCTggcttgttttaaaaaaatatatcctTTTATGTCTAATATGATAAGCAGAGCTGAAACAATGATGAAATATACAAGAAGTTGCAGAATTTTTGTTGTAAGAATAAGTGGGCATATACCAATATCAACATTATTTCTCTACTTATAAATGGCATGTTATTCTTTATAAAGATGATAATCTGTTACAGTCATGGTTGTAGATgtgatttttattatataaatgataaaataaatttattaaaggaagaaaaaagaataaagggATAATGTAACATTTCGCCCTTGAACTTGGTAAGTAGGTTCACATTAGTCTCtgaacttttcttttattcactTTGACACCTGAACTTGAAAATCAATATTCTTTTAAGCCCATTATGTTAATGGCCATGAAAAAAAAGGGATAATGTGACTTTTGACCATAAATTTGGCAAGGAGGTCTATATTGACCATTGAACTTGACAACTAGGTTTACTTTTTAGTACTTGTGCTTTTTTTTTGGGTCAATTTTGAACTTGAAAACTTGATTCATTTTTATCTCTggttttaaaaaatctaaaagttTGATAATGTGACACTTTGAGATTGTGTCATATCATTActtcataaataaaaatttttagatAATGATGTGATACAATTTCAGAATGTTATATTCAGTATTTAATAACCAAATTGATGGATGAACAGGTAAGATCACCAGTTCTCGGTTCAACTAGTTTGGTCGATTTGCCCATTGggcaaaaaataattaaataagcaattaaaaaaatttaaaaagccaaGTAAACTTggttttatctttctttttactttttttttagatttttaagatttttttaattactatttgtccAACGGCCGAATTGATCAAACTGGTTAAATCGAGAATTAGTGGTCTAACTTGTTCAACTATGGGTTAAGTTATGAAAACACTGAATATGACACTCTAGAATTGTATCacatcatttaaaaaatattttccaaactTAGAATGCCACGTCAtgaaacttataaaaaatttatatttagggATCAAAATAGACCTAATtatcaaactaaaaaattaaaaaatacaaagtacaatatctaaatgaagttaattgtcaagttcaagatTAACCTGTATCTACTCTCctctatatttatatttataaagatCCGCTCTAATCTGGGTGGTTAGGATACTTTCTCTCCCGGCAACCTAAATTTTTTCTTTGGATCCTTCTTCATAGATCAAATGTTGATGCACACCCATTACTTCTCTATGATTCAATCAAAACATTAAgacttgctttttttttttataaaattaaaaagaagatCAATTATGTGACTAAGAGTTGCTAGTTTTGTTTTTCCATTCTATGTGTAAAAACAAATTATAGATCACAATATAATAAACTAATTGGTCAAATTATGATATTAAACCATGACTTTTGAGTAAGTTGTGAATTTAGtacctatattttaatttaattattttcaattcctgtaatttttgaattttaaaatttttgtccaAGACTAAATGACAGCTATTAAATTCTCAGTTAATAGATTAATGATTGTCATCTATATTAAGACTAacattttaaaatacaaaaagtatagagactaaaaatGATTCAACTGGAGAGCAAGGATTAAATCTCTAACTTTATTCATAAGGCAAGACTAACATATT from Gossypium hirsutum isolate 1008001.06 chromosome D04, Gossypium_hirsutum_v2.1, whole genome shotgun sequence encodes:
- the LOC107944993 gene encoding thioredoxin-like protein YLS8; the encoded protein is MIWIWRRSSVALHVANASSINYKPLTFQSVSCSKLGFGITNFARGKAFHHQRKKGNFSLQGNDRTMSYLLPHLHSGWAVDQAILAEEERLVVIRFGHDWDETCMQMDEVLASVAETIKNFAVIYLVDITEVPDFNTMYELYDPSTVMFFFRNKHIMIDLGTGNNNKINWALKDKQEFIDIIETVYRGARKGRGLVIAPKDYSTKYRY